In Acidobacteriota bacterium, one genomic interval encodes:
- a CDS encoding prephenate dehydrogenase/arogenate dehydrogenase family protein yields MRTQPSRSESPGPLLEQHRRDIEALDRRILHLVCERLELARQIGELKHAAGIPLRNFKVEAEVYQRFEQASSFLGLDKVLGRDLATFLIGKAVEEQAAHRDTVYQGNALRALVVGGKGGMGSWIARFLRGQGHRVTVFDPDPSSSDFPEVDNIEDSAGEADLILVAVPMSACAEVLGELARLSVGGVVAEMCSLKGHLLAHMEDLRSNGLRLVSFHPLFGPDVRMLSGCTIVFCEEGRDEDLQIVRGLFAETSARLVDMPSEEHDRRMNLVLGLSHLANLVFARALTHSSVDAAKLAEVAGITFKKQLGTTHEVAAENPNLYFEIQALNRLTPETGKWLRRSLDEWLNTVESGDSEAFTELMTSCHEYLDGAFVEQSDQ; encoded by the coding sequence ATGCGGACGCAACCGTCACGAAGCGAATCGCCCGGACCTCTTCTCGAGCAACACCGACGGGATATCGAAGCCCTCGACCGCCGAATTCTGCATCTCGTCTGTGAGCGGCTCGAACTCGCTCGCCAGATCGGCGAGCTCAAGCACGCCGCGGGAATCCCACTGCGAAACTTCAAGGTCGAAGCGGAGGTGTATCAACGGTTCGAACAGGCGAGCTCTTTTCTCGGGCTCGACAAGGTTCTCGGGCGCGACCTCGCAACCTTCCTGATCGGCAAGGCAGTCGAGGAGCAAGCGGCCCATCGAGACACGGTCTATCAGGGAAACGCCCTTCGCGCTCTGGTCGTCGGAGGCAAGGGCGGGATGGGCAGCTGGATTGCACGCTTTCTGAGAGGGCAAGGTCACAGAGTCACCGTTTTCGACCCGGACCCTTCGTCGTCCGATTTTCCCGAGGTGGACAATATCGAAGATTCGGCAGGAGAGGCAGACCTTATCCTCGTAGCCGTTCCGATGAGCGCGTGCGCCGAGGTCCTCGGTGAGCTCGCACGGCTTTCGGTCGGGGGCGTCGTGGCAGAAATGTGCAGCCTCAAGGGCCACTTGCTGGCACACATGGAGGATCTTCGCTCAAACGGCCTGCGGTTGGTCTCCTTCCACCCTCTGTTCGGACCCGACGTGCGCATGTTGTCCGGTTGCACCATCGTCTTCTGTGAAGAAGGACGCGATGAGGACCTTCAGATCGTGCGGGGACTTTTCGCCGAAACGTCAGCTCGACTCGTCGACATGCCGTCCGAGGAGCACGACCGTCGGATGAATCTCGTTCTCGGGCTTTCCCACCTGGCCAACCTCGTCTTTGCTCGCGCCCTGACCCATTCGTCGGTCGACGCCGCAAAGCTGGCCGAAGTCGCCGGTATCACGTTCAAGAAACAGCTCGGTACCACGCACGAGGTCGCGGCCGAGAACCCCAACCTGTACTTCGAGATCCAGGCGCTCAACCGACTCACCCCGGAGACCGGAAAATGGCTCCGCAGGTCACTCGACGAGTGGCTGAACACGGTCGAGTCTGGCGACTCGGAGGCATTCACGGAGCTCATGACATCCTGTCACGAGTATCTCGACGGGGCTTTTGTGGAACAATCCGACCAATGA